Part of the Salinimonas lutimaris genome, CCCTGACGCAAATTGAGCGACGATGCCTGCTCAGCCTGCCCGGACGTCTGCGCAGCGCAAACTGACCAGGGTACGACTAACCCTAAAACCATCATTACGACATTTGTGAGTCTTTTCACTCAACACCTCCGTGATGGATAAGACATGGAAGCCTGCAAGTCGACCATGAACCCAAATTGTTATTCAGTGCTATGGTTATTTTTGTTTTATATTGTTGTTATGTTTATGTTAATTACAGTCTAAGAATTAACCATTTTTAACGTGGCGTAAAGTGTTTTTCGCCAAAAGCGTGTAATTATTAATCGACAGGGACAGGTTTCAGCAGGGTAAATACAGGAAATAAAAGGAGGTAATATAGGAGGTATGAAAAGATTAAATTTGCCGGGAGGCAGGAAAACAAAACAGCATAGAATGGAGGCTACCGGTGGGCACCGGTAGCCAGAAAGTGGTTACATCCAGTCAGCGTTACGAATTACACCCACTGCCAGCCCTTCAATGGAAAAAGGCTGCGAGGCCAGGTCAACCTTAATAGGTTCAAACTCATCATTTTCTGCATGCAGCAGTACCTGATGGCCTTTTTTCTCAAAGCGTTTCACCGTAACATCTTCATCTACCCGGGCCACTACAACCTGCCCGTTACGAATGTCGGTAGTGCGATGCACAGCCAGCAAATCGCCATCCAGAATACCGATGTCTTTCATGCTCATACCACTGACACGCAGCAGAAAATCGGCATGTGGGCGGAATAAAGCCGGGTCGACCTGGTAATGGCTTTCAATATGTTCCTGCGCCAGAATCGGCTCGCCGGCTGCCACCCGTCCAATCAGCGGCAAGCCCTGCTCTTCATTGGCAGCATCGTCTTCTAAGGGGGCGACCAACCGGATGCCCCGGGACGTACCCGGCAGGATTTCAATGACATTTTTACGGGCCAGTGCTTTTAAATGCTCTTCTGCAGCATTTGCAGACTTAAAGCCCAGACGCTGTGCTATCTCGGCGCGAGTAGGAGGCATACCAGTCTCCCGCATATTCTTTTTGATAAGCTCTAGCACTTCAGTTTGACGTTGAGTAAGTGGACGCATAAACAGCCTGGGTTTTCATACAGTTAACTGTGAGTATATACAGCTATTAATAAATCGCAACCGGCAAATCACTACCCGCCCAATTTTTTAACGCTTTATACCCAGGCCGGAGCTGTTACAGCGTGGCGAAGTAGCCGCGAATCGTCTCCATCGAGTCATGTCGGGCCAGTGCCAGCGACAAAATTATTTTGGCTTTTTGCGGATTATAAAAGCCCGATCCAATCGCCTCATCGTTGGCTGTTACGTAGCCAGCATCAATTCGGCTGGCGATAACCACCGGGATCCCCCTGGCCATTGCCTCCTTCACAGCAGGTTTGATCCGACCCGGGATCGAGCCGTTGCCCGTTCCGGCGATCACAATTCCTTTCGCGCCATTTTTGATCGCAGCGCGGATCAGGGTGTCATCCTGATCCTGATAACTGTATAAAATAGACACGTCAGGCAGGGACTCTACCTCACTGATGTCGAAATGCGGCTTATTTACCGGTTGCGTCGGGGCGTAATAAAAATAGGGCTGACCGTTAATGAATCCCCCCAGATACCCGGCTTCCGGTGACTGAAAGGCTTCCACTGCGTGGGTGTCGGTTTTGGTCACAAACATCGCCGGACTGATACGATCGTTCATCACCACCATCGCCCCGCGATGCCGGGCGCTATCTGAAGCAGCCAGCTTTACTGCATCGTACAGGTTCATTGCCCCGTCAGCGCTGATCGCGGTGGCCGGACGCATCGCCCCGACAATTACCACAGGCTTAGGGCTGCGGGTAGTCAGATCCAGAAAAAATGCGGTTTCTTCCAGCGTATCCGTGCCGTGAGTGACCACCACGCCACTGGTATCAGGCTTGGCCAGGTCAGCATGGATAGTTTTAGCCAGCTTGAGTAACAAGGTCCGATCAACATCTGATGATTCAAGATTGGCCACCTGCCGGCCCGACACATCTGCAAATGATTTGAGTTCTGGCACCGCATCAATCAGGGTTTGCACTCCAAGTGAGCCCGACACATAACCGGTGCTATCCAGATTCGAGGATGCCGCACCGGCAATCGTACCGCCCATGGCATAAATGGTCACTTGAGGGCGCTCAGCAGCACCGCAGAAAAAACAGAAGAACAGCAATAATGTTGCCAGCAGAGCAGAATTTTTCATTTACATTCCTTTATAAAACCCAAAATACACACTGATCCGCCTATGTCATACCACTGCGTATCATAGCCGGACAGGTCAGGTGTTATATCATTGCCAGATGTTCAGGCTGGTCAGATTACATGACCGATCAGGCACAATTACTGGTCATCACGGGGCATGAGCCTGTGATATGCTGCAATGTGTTATGGGTCATTATTAAGCGGAGCGCATGAGGCTTTTTCTTTTTTCTGTTGTTCTGACAAGCATTTTCAGCAGCCAGGCTGTAGCTATCAGTGCCGGTGAGTACGATTACCTGACGCCTGAGCAGTGTGCCACCGCCGGCCTTGTTGAAGATAAGCAAACCGGTGCTGTTATGCTGGAGATTGTGCCATCGGGAATTAGCGACTATCGGCTGAAAATCAGTACCCGCGAGCTTGGCGAGTATACCTCGGGCGGCCAGACATTACTGAGTCAGCTGGAAGATGAACAGATTTATACTGTCAGTCAGAGTCAGGCAAATCCCGGCGCGTCACAACACCATTTTTTATTACAACGGCAGCGACTGACTTTTCAGCAGCTGGTCGGCACCCTGAAGCTGTTTTCACAAAATCAGAATGATAAAGGCAATTATTACACCTCGCTGCTGAAAATTGCTGATGACCAGGCGCAGTTTAAAGCCGTCACTAACGTCAGACTATTTGAAACCGGTGTAGCGGGCAGGGTACTGCTTACCCGCTATCAGTCAGACTACTTTTTACTTGATGAAACCGGTCGGCCTGTATCAGAACCTACCATATCGGTCGATCATATTGACGGATTGAGCGTCGGGCTCGACCAACCGGCCAGATCGAAGATGTTTGCGCATACCGGGCTGTGCTTACAGCGCTATGATCCATTCGGTGCACGTTAATCTAAAGGAGCAGCCATGCCTGTGACTTATCGCCGGGCCCGGGGCGCGGATTTACCGGTGCTGGACCAGTTTCAGCGCGCCATTATCAAGGCCGAGCAAGTGTTTATTCCCCGCCGTATTGATGAAGACTACCGGTACTACGACCTGGCGCCGATGCTGGATGCACCTGACATCTGCGTGGCGGTGGCAGAGGTAAACGGTGATCTGGTGGGGTCGGGCTATGCCAAAAAGGTTCGCTCAAAACCTTACCTGCAACACCGCTTTCATGCTTATGTGGGGTTTATGTACACCGCCGAACATTGTCGCGGGCAGGGCGTGGCCCGCGGTATGCTGACCTACTTGGGTGACTGGGCCCGTAATCAAGGGCTTGATGAACTGCGTCTGGATGTATTTGCTGACAACCAGCGGGCGATACGGGCCTATGCAACCGCAGGCTTTAGGGCCAATACTCTGGAGATGCGCATGGCGCTGGATGACAGCGCCGATGAATGCTAGAAATATTTGACCAGCGGGTGATGGCTTTGATGCTTGAACCGGGCAAAGGCCCGGGTTGGGACAAACAAGGCCACGGCGAGTAGCGCAGCACACAACCACACCTGCCATACAGCATCAAAAGCATATAAATCGCCATAATTAGGCCCGACGATGGCCAGTACAAGGCGATACCCCACCAGCAGCAGTGTCAGATGGACAACGTAAAAAAACATCGGTGCAGAGCCATACAGTTCGATCTTCTGACTGAACCGGTTGTTAGTATGTTCCAGCGCAACGAGAACCAGAAATGCGCCTCCTAACGTCAGCAGAATAAAGTCCAGTGACGGCGGATACTTGGTGTAATTCACAAAGGACATCAGGGTTTTCATCACGCTATCGTGTACGATAAAAGGTAGCGTCTCACCATACAGATTGGTCGTGCGCAGCACGATCAGTAACACCCACATACTCAGGGCCAGCGTGACCAGTATAGTGCGTCGGCGGGCAGGCAGCGTGGTACGGGCATACACCGGCCCCATGGCATAGCCCAGCAGAATGACGCCAATCCAGGGCAGCACCGGGTAGGAAGCCTTGATACTGAAACTGTCGGTATCCCAGATATAACCACGGTCGTGTAGTATCGCCCACAGGGTATAGCCGGCTTCACCGGTGGTAAAGGTCACCGGATCCAGCAGGTTATGACCGGCTACAATGACGAGTCCCAGCAGCAATATCCAATGATGGGGCAGGGCGCTGAGCACCGACAACGCCAGCATACTGACCCCAATAGCCCACATCACCTGCAGGTACAGGGTGTCGTAATTACCCATCCACAGCCAGTTAATCACCGCCACCTCAATAAAAATGATAAACAGGCCCCGTTTGAATAAAAAAGGCGTGGCGCTGCGTGGTGGTTTATCCGCCGGGTGGGCATACAGCCAGGCAGACAGGCCGGTTAAAAAAACAAACACCGGGGCACAAAAATGGGCCGAAATACGGGTAAAAAATAAGGCCGGACTGGTCGCGTCCACATCCATTGGATCGCCCACATTCTGATGATAGAAAAAGCGCTCCCGCACATGGTCCACCAGCATCAGGAGCATGACCAGTCCGCGTAAAATATCAATGGCGGCCACTCTTTTTTTGCTGTGTACCACGGGCTCAGTAACCGTGTCAGTCATACTTTATCCTGCTACAAATACATCACTTAGGAAATGTTATAATATATCATCCAACCTAGACAAGTGACCAGTAACAATCCTGTTAGCGGTTAAACTCTGTTTTTTCCTTCATCCGGCATACTGAACCAAAGCCACTCGAACGCCGTTCAAACCATCATGAAAATACCTTTTTCAACCTACCTTTATGCATGGCTGGCAGTGCTGATAAGTTTTGCGGTACTTGATGGTCTCTGGCTGGGCGTTATTGCCATGCCATTGTATACAGAACATTTTGCTGGTTTGCTGCGCGAGCCGTTTATTACCTGGCCGTGGCTGGCATTTTATGTGCTGTACTGCATGGCGGTGGTATTTCTGGCCATTCGTCCCACACTGGATCAGTCTATGGTTGCCACCGGCGTGCACGGTCTGGTACTGGGGGCAACAGCGTATGGTACCTACAACCTGACGGCCTATTCCATTGTGGCTGGCTGGCCGCTCAACATGACCCTGATAGACTGGTTATGGGGCGCGGTGGCGACTATGTTGCTGGCCATTGCCGGTGGCACCGCAGCACGCTATCGCTTACATCGTCTTAAATGACCGCCTGACAGCGCGTTTTTAAGGATTTTTAACCAGGTGTGATACACTGCGCCGGTTTTTTCTATACAGGACTTTTTAGTACATGTCGTGGATGCGCCGAACGCTTCTGTCTGTTTTTCATTATCCGGTAAAGTGGCTGGTAAAACCTCACACCACACCGTCGGATGTTGAAACCGAGCTGAACATTGACCGTCATAAGCCGATCATTTATCTGCTGCCCAGTAACTCGGTCACCGACCAGCTGGCACTTCGCATGGCGTCCAAAAAGCTGGGTTTACCTTGTCCCACCAACGAGGTTTCGCTGGCCGGGCATGATTACCCTAACTGCTTGTTTTTAAGAAAAACCCAGCCTGTAATCGCCCGCGGCGGTAAGATTAAAACCAATATTGAAGAAGTCTTCACGGATCTGTTTCATCTGCACCGGGATAATCCGGATACCGATGTACAGATTGTGCCAGTCTTTATTTCCTGGGGCAGAGCGCCGGGCAAAGGTAAACCCGGATTAAGTGATCTGATTGCCGATGTGGCCACACCCAGCTGGTTACGCAAACTGTTTATTGTGCTGTTTCTGGGCCGGGATAACTTTATTAGTCTGAGCAAAGCCGTGTCCTCTCGGGACATGGCAGCACAGCATGGTAGTGATGAGCTGATTGCCCACAAACTGGTGCGCCTGGCCAGTACCCATTTTCAGCGTAAACGTCAGAGCCTGACCGGGCCCACGTTGCTTGAGCGTCAGGAACTGCACAATGCGGTACTGGGGTCAGAGTCAGTTAAAAAAGCCATCGGTGAAGCCGGTCAAAGTAAAAAGCGCACGCCGGAAAAAGCCCGACAGGATGCGCTGGATTACATCAACGAAATTGCTGCTGACTACCGTGAAGGACTGATTCGGGTGGGCGATCGCTTGCTTGGTCGCATCTGGAACAAGATTTATAACGGTATCAGCGTGCACCATAGTGAGCGGATCCGCGACCTGGCCCGCAATGGTCATGAGATAATCTATGTGCCCTGTCACCGCAGCCACATGGATTACCTGCTACTGACCTACGTTATTTATCATGAAGGCATGGTAACACCGCACATTGCAGCGGGTATCAATCTGAACTTCTGGCCGGTGGGCAAGATCTTTCGTCGGGGCGGCGCTTTTTTCCTGCGCCGCAGCTTTGCCGGAAATAAGCTGTATACCGCGGTATTTCGTGAATACCTGGAGTTGCTGTTTAACAAAGGCTATTCGGTGAAGTATTACCCTGAAGGCGGCCGCAGCCGCACCGGGCGTCTGATTCCACCTAAAACCGGAATGCTGGCCATGACCATGCAGGCCCTTCTGAAAGGCGTGAATCGGCCGGTCAGTATTGTGCCTGTGTATATAGGCTATGAAAATGTCATGGAAGTGAAGAGCTACCTGAACGAACTTAAAGGCAGCTCGAAGAAAAAAGAGTCTAACTGGCAGGTCTTTTCGGCCATTCGCAAGCTGAAAAATTATGGCTATGGCTATGTTAATTTTGGTGAGCCCATCCAGCTGAACCAGTATCTGGAAAAACAGATCCCAGACTGGCGCGAGACCTTACCGGATGACCCGGAGAAAAAGCCCAACTGGCTCACGCCCATGGTTAATGAACTGGCTAACGAGGTGATGCTGCGCATCAACAAATCGGCGGCGATTAATGGCATGGCCCTGACCTCACTGTGTCTGCTTTCTTCCAAAAACAAAACCATGAGCCAGCGCGAACTGGTGCAGTCACTGGATGCCTGTCTGACCCTGCTGCGCGCCCAGCCTTATTCCAGTGACTTTTCGGTGCCCGATGACAGTGCCGAGGATATGATGAAGCATACTCTGTCTCTCAATCGCTTTGAGGTGAGCAATGACGGCTACGGTAAGCTGATTAGCCCGCAAAAAGATAATGCGGTCTTTTTAACTTACTACCGTAATAACATTCTGCATCTGTTTGCCTTACCGGGCATTATTATGTCTGCGGTATTTACCCACAAAGTGTGCCGCCGTGATTATATTCTGCGCCTGGTGGCCGCCCTGTATCCGCTGTTGCAGCGAGAGCTGTTTATTCACATGACCCAGGACGAAGCACTCAGCTATACCGACCGACTGATTACCCAGTTACTGGCGCAGGGGCTGGTTCAGCAAAAAGGTGAGTGCCTGCTGCCACCTGAGGCGAACGATGCTGCGTTTCATCCGGCCTGGCTGCTCAGCCGCTGTATGCAGGAAACTTTCCAGCGTTATCTGGTGGTGCTGACTATTATTGAAAAAGAACGTGTGATCAGCCGCGGCCAGCTGGAGCGGGCCAGCCGGCAGGTAGCCGAACGTCTGTCTACCCTGTACGGATTAAGCTCACCGGAGTTTTACGATAAAAATGTGCTGTCGAGCTTTATCACCGCGCTGCGTGAAAACCACTGGCTAGACTCCACCAGCGACGGCAGTTTAAAGTATTCAGAAGAAAGTGACGCTTTACGTCAGGATGTCATGCTACTGGTATGGCCGGAGATTGTTCAGCATCTGGAAAATGTTGAACTGCACTAAATCTACGCGTGTCTACGTATAGGTAGTATCAAAAAAGCGATAAAGCGCAGTACACCAGCTTTATCGCTTTTTTTTGGACAATGACTCAGTGACAGAAAATATAATAAGGAAAATCATGGTTAAGCAAACATGTCAGGCGCTTCTGTGGAGTCTGGTCTGCCTGCTCATTTTGTCTGGCTGCAGCTCGCGCACACTGGACATCTACCCCACTGAAATCCCGTTTAAACTGGAAACCGCCCGGTTTGGTGAAGGGGTAGCGAATGATGGTAATAATATCTATGTATTTGGCGGCTCAAAAGGCGGTAAGTGGCTTAGTGATGTAGAGATTATCGACCCGGACACCCGCAATATTCAGGTACTGAACAAACATATTATTCCCCGGCGCTACTTTTCTGCGGTGTTTGATGGCGAGCATAGTATTTACCTGATTGGGGGGATCTCTCATGAAAAAGGGGAATACAATTATGAAAGCCGGGTAGAGGTTTTTGATACCCGTACCCGTACCGTGACTCAGGCGCGGCCCTTACCGTATCCGACCCGGGTTAACGCAGCGGTGTATCTGGATGGCAAGATTTATGTCATCGGAGGCGGTCACAGGGACTGGAAAACCAAGCGAATGAAGCGCTCCAGTCTGATGGCGGTATACGATATTGCCCAGGACAGCTGGTCGCTGGCCCCGCCGATGCCTGAGGCAAAGGAAACCGTGGCCGTTACATACGAGGGCAAAATTTATGTGGTGGGTGGCTACGACGGCAAACATGCCCTGACCACGTTTTTCAGCTACGATCCGGCCACCAATCGCTGGCGTGAGCTACCGGATGCACCGCATCCGCTCAGTGCCCACTCTGCCGCCGTATGGCAAAACAAGCTGTTCACCTTTGGCCACTACACTGACTTATCTGCCTCTTATGTGTATAACTTTGACACCGGTTACTGGCGCAAGACAGACCTGGATTTAGAAGACGGCCGGCATAATAAGGCCACTATGCTGGATGACCATATTTATGTTATTGGCGGGTTTACCCCACAACAGTCAGGCATGGATCTGATTCAGGTGTTTGACCGGGATGAACTAAAAAAAGCGGCTGATTAGGCCGCTTTCAACGCTTAGGAAAATGGCAATTGGGTAGCCGCTGGCAAAAGCGGCTCTTTTTTTAGTTGCCAGCTAAAAAAAACTGATATGCCGGGTCATCCGTCACATCCTTGCAGGTGTAATTCAGGGCATCCAGATGCTGATTAAAGGCCTCACGGCTTGCTGGCGGAATATCAAAGCCAGCCAGTACCAGTCCTTTCGCCGCACCATGATTGCGGTAATGGAATAAGGTAATATTCCACAGCTCACCCAGCGTATTTAAGAAGTTCAGTAATGCGCCCGGATATTCCGGAAATTCAAACGCAAACACGGTTTCATTTAAAATAGCCGGCGGGCGCCCGCCTACCATATGTCGTACGTGTAGCTTGGCCAGTTCATTGTCGGATAAATCCACACA contains:
- a CDS encoding DUF1624 domain-containing protein, encoding MTDTVTEPVVHSKKRVAAIDILRGLVMLLMLVDHVRERFFYHQNVGDPMDVDATSPALFFTRISAHFCAPVFVFLTGLSAWLYAHPADKPPRSATPFLFKRGLFIIFIEVAVINWLWMGNYDTLYLQVMWAIGVSMLALSVLSALPHHWILLLGLVIVAGHNLLDPVTFTTGEAGYTLWAILHDRGYIWDTDSFSIKASYPVLPWIGVILLGYAMGPVYARTTLPARRRTILVTLALSMWVLLIVLRTTNLYGETLPFIVHDSVMKTLMSFVNYTKYPPSLDFILLTLGGAFLVLVALEHTNNRFSQKIELYGSAPMFFYVVHLTLLLVGYRLVLAIVGPNYGDLYAFDAVWQVWLCAALLAVALFVPTRAFARFKHQSHHPLVKYF
- the plsB gene encoding glycerol-3-phosphate 1-O-acyltransferase PlsB: MSWMRRTLLSVFHYPVKWLVKPHTTPSDVETELNIDRHKPIIYLLPSNSVTDQLALRMASKKLGLPCPTNEVSLAGHDYPNCLFLRKTQPVIARGGKIKTNIEEVFTDLFHLHRDNPDTDVQIVPVFISWGRAPGKGKPGLSDLIADVATPSWLRKLFIVLFLGRDNFISLSKAVSSRDMAAQHGSDELIAHKLVRLASTHFQRKRQSLTGPTLLERQELHNAVLGSESVKKAIGEAGQSKKRTPEKARQDALDYINEIAADYREGLIRVGDRLLGRIWNKIYNGISVHHSERIRDLARNGHEIIYVPCHRSHMDYLLLTYVIYHEGMVTPHIAAGINLNFWPVGKIFRRGGAFFLRRSFAGNKLYTAVFREYLELLFNKGYSVKYYPEGGRSRTGRLIPPKTGMLAMTMQALLKGVNRPVSIVPVYIGYENVMEVKSYLNELKGSSKKKESNWQVFSAIRKLKNYGYGYVNFGEPIQLNQYLEKQIPDWRETLPDDPEKKPNWLTPMVNELANEVMLRINKSAAINGMALTSLCLLSSKNKTMSQRELVQSLDACLTLLRAQPYSSDFSVPDDSAEDMMKHTLSLNRFEVSNDGYGKLISPQKDNAVFLTYYRNNILHLFALPGIIMSAVFTHKVCRRDYILRLVAALYPLLQRELFIHMTQDEALSYTDRLITQLLAQGLVQQKGECLLPPEANDAAFHPAWLLSRCMQETFQRYLVVLTIIEKERVISRGQLERASRQVAERLSTLYGLSSPEFYDKNVLSSFITALRENHWLDSTSDGSLKYSEESDALRQDVMLLVWPEIVQHLENVELH
- the lexA gene encoding transcriptional repressor LexA, which encodes MRPLTQRQTEVLELIKKNMRETGMPPTRAEIAQRLGFKSANAAEEHLKALARKNVIEILPGTSRGIRLVAPLEDDAANEEQGLPLIGRVAAGEPILAQEHIESHYQVDPALFRPHADFLLRVSGMSMKDIGILDGDLLAVHRTTDIRNGQVVVARVDEDVTVKRFEKKGHQVLLHAENDEFEPIKVDLASQPFSIEGLAVGVIRNADWM
- a CDS encoding Kelch repeat-containing protein, whose translation is MVKQTCQALLWSLVCLLILSGCSSRTLDIYPTEIPFKLETARFGEGVANDGNNIYVFGGSKGGKWLSDVEIIDPDTRNIQVLNKHIIPRRYFSAVFDGEHSIYLIGGISHEKGEYNYESRVEVFDTRTRTVTQARPLPYPTRVNAAVYLDGKIYVIGGGHRDWKTKRMKRSSLMAVYDIAQDSWSLAPPMPEAKETVAVTYEGKIYVVGGYDGKHALTTFFSYDPATNRWRELPDAPHPLSAHSAAVWQNKLFTFGHYTDLSASYVYNFDTGYWRKTDLDLEDGRHNKATMLDDHIYVIGGFTPQQSGMDLIQVFDRDELKKAAD
- a CDS encoding GNAT family N-acetyltransferase, with amino-acid sequence MPVTYRRARGADLPVLDQFQRAIIKAEQVFIPRRIDEDYRYYDLAPMLDAPDICVAVAEVNGDLVGSGYAKKVRSKPYLQHRFHAYVGFMYTAEHCRGQGVARGMLTYLGDWARNQGLDELRLDVFADNQRAIRAYATAGFRANTLEMRMALDDSADEC
- a CDS encoding DUF2177 family protein, encoding MKIPFSTYLYAWLAVLISFAVLDGLWLGVIAMPLYTEHFAGLLREPFITWPWLAFYVLYCMAVVFLAIRPTLDQSMVATGVHGLVLGATAYGTYNLTAYSIVAGWPLNMTLIDWLWGAVATMLLAIAGGTAARYRLHRLK
- a CDS encoding asparaginase, producing MKNSALLATLLLFFCFFCGAAERPQVTIYAMGGTIAGAASSNLDSTGYVSGSLGVQTLIDAVPELKSFADVSGRQVANLESSDVDRTLLLKLAKTIHADLAKPDTSGVVVTHGTDTLEETAFFLDLTTRSPKPVVIVGAMRPATAISADGAMNLYDAVKLAASDSARHRGAMVVMNDRISPAMFVTKTDTHAVEAFQSPEAGYLGGFINGQPYFYYAPTQPVNKPHFDISEVESLPDVSILYSYQDQDDTLIRAAIKNGAKGIVIAGTGNGSIPGRIKPAVKEAMARGIPVVIASRIDAGYVTANDEAIGSGFYNPQKAKIILSLALARHDSMETIRGYFATL